Proteins co-encoded in one Flavobacteriaceae bacterium MAR_2009_75 genomic window:
- a CDS encoding agarase encodes MRIKTKLLYIFLFSLMGCGTSATLDEATNTEIEKPSSFESEEVAEEEEQAESQNITWKDLAVPAEAGTNMVWEFQEISDDFEYKAVAENKGEKFLSRWDDFYHNNWAGPGLTEWKRGHSLVADGQLQMWAKRKPGSNKINMGCITSKTRVLYPVYIEARAKIMNSTLASDVWLLSPDDTQEIDIVEAYGANYSESAQKGHSYFSKKIHISHHVFIRDPFQDYQPRDAGSWYSNGTVWNKAYHQYGIYWKNPWHLEYYIDGELVRTVSGKDMIDPQFYTNATNPGDTSSDTRTGLSKEMDIIINTEDQTWRSSPASGQQSDTYTPTDNELKNAEDHTFKVDWIRIYKPVLK; translated from the coding sequence ATGAGAATAAAAACAAAACTTTTATACATTTTCTTATTTAGTTTAATGGGTTGCGGAACAAGTGCAACGCTTGATGAAGCCACCAATACCGAAATTGAAAAACCATCATCTTTCGAAAGTGAGGAAGTTGCTGAAGAAGAAGAGCAAGCCGAATCTCAAAATATTACTTGGAAAGACCTTGCTGTTCCGGCCGAAGCCGGAACGAATATGGTCTGGGAATTTCAGGAGATTTCGGACGATTTTGAATACAAGGCGGTAGCCGAAAATAAGGGTGAAAAATTCCTATCTAGATGGGATGATTTTTACCATAACAACTGGGCGGGTCCCGGCCTTACTGAATGGAAACGTGGACATAGCTTGGTTGCCGATGGTCAATTGCAAATGTGGGCCAAAAGAAAACCTGGTTCCAATAAAATTAACATGGGTTGCATTACTTCCAAAACTAGGGTTCTTTACCCTGTGTATATTGAAGCAAGAGCCAAAATAATGAATTCCACACTGGCTTCGGACGTTTGGTTGCTTAGCCCCGATGACACCCAAGAAATTGATATTGTAGAGGCTTATGGTGCCAACTATTCGGAAAGTGCCCAAAAAGGCCATTCGTACTTTTCAAAGAAAATACATATCAGCCACCATGTGTTTATAAGAGATCCTTTTCAGGATTACCAACCAAGAGATGCCGGATCTTGGTACTCTAACGGTACCGTATGGAACAAAGCCTACCACCAATATGGGATCTATTGGAAAAATCCTTGGCATTTAGAATATTATATTGACGGTGAATTGGTAAGAACCGTATCAGGCAAAGATATGATCGACCCCCAATTTTACACCAACGCCACCAACCCGGGCGACACCTCTAGTGATACGCGTACCGGACTTAGCAAAGAAATGGATATAATTATCAATACCGAAGATCAAACATGGCGATCGAGCCCTGCTTCAGGTCAACAATCGGATACTTATACCCCTACCGACAATGAGCTGAAAAATGCAGAAGACCACACCTTTAAAGTCGACTGGATCCGTATTTACAAACCGGTACTGAAATAA
- a CDS encoding putative outer membrane starch-binding protein translates to MKMNSYDKNYIKYKVMETTRFKRLLLLVVPMLVLIGCQDDFLEQTNPNQISTETFWEDNKDLDQGLTAAYKGFASANNIKLVEELARTDLAWSSGYQRPTNTNPYYLQIFNEASSAPNDKWSANYTTIFRTNQVIEAATKLQDTYTTDEEKEEGRIILAQARFLRGYLYFNLYNTFNGGSVPIYDFVPVEESEFYQPLATPEDVNTFYLEDLKFAAEHLPISWEGQDKGRFTAGAAVAVMGQSYLYEGDYETAATHFKSVIDDFGYALTENIGSNFTTMDEFNEESILEVGYSLDYKNELGPWDGRDVANTAYVRQFTGGDGAWRGAIPANWLILKYRNDPLDFSDPRNKVVEENGTERFRTFSLRTSWSVALVDDIDMGYYLREETGQGSIFNVRMTAFWRKHTNWDITRSEEELSPGKVRSGVNERLIRLAEIYLQYAECQIQLGNLDEALIYINRVRRRSGVQLLGLAGTGEFPANDHDNISYNAEMLMEHLMFTELPLELSGEGDGNRNIDLRRWGIKAERFMELAQRNYSADHYTLIDENGEEVTRWASILKELPDGDPDIDPAWDEFQEAAANYNESLHAYWPVPNSEIISNPKLNE, encoded by the coding sequence ATGAAGATGAATAGTTACGATAAAAATTATATAAAATATAAAGTTATGGAAACAACTAGGTTTAAAAGATTGCTTTTATTAGTCGTGCCCATGTTGGTCCTTATTGGTTGCCAAGATGATTTTCTTGAACAGACTAATCCCAACCAGATATCAACCGAAACGTTCTGGGAAGACAATAAAGACTTGGATCAAGGCCTTACCGCGGCTTATAAGGGGTTTGCGAGTGCAAATAACATAAAATTGGTAGAAGAGCTTGCTAGAACAGATTTAGCCTGGTCTAGCGGATATCAGCGCCCAACCAATACCAACCCGTATTACCTACAGATCTTTAATGAGGCCTCTTCTGCGCCCAATGACAAATGGAGTGCCAATTACACCACCATTTTCAGGACCAACCAGGTAATTGAAGCTGCCACCAAATTACAGGACACCTATACTACTGACGAAGAAAAGGAAGAGGGGCGCATTATTCTTGCCCAAGCCAGATTCTTGCGCGGGTACCTGTATTTTAATCTGTACAATACCTTTAATGGGGGATCCGTTCCCATTTACGACTTTGTTCCCGTAGAAGAAAGTGAATTCTACCAACCTCTGGCCACACCAGAAGATGTTAATACCTTTTATCTCGAAGACCTAAAATTTGCCGCAGAACACCTGCCCATTTCTTGGGAAGGACAAGACAAAGGGCGATTTACAGCTGGTGCGGCGGTAGCAGTTATGGGGCAATCTTACCTCTATGAAGGTGATTACGAAACTGCGGCCACCCATTTTAAGAGCGTAATCGATGATTTTGGATATGCGCTAACGGAAAATATAGGCAGCAATTTTACTACCATGGACGAGTTTAATGAGGAATCTATTTTAGAAGTAGGTTATTCCCTGGACTACAAAAACGAACTAGGCCCCTGGGATGGCAGAGATGTTGCAAATACTGCTTACGTAAGGCAGTTTACCGGTGGCGATGGTGCCTGGCGCGGTGCCATACCCGCCAATTGGCTTATTCTAAAATACCGCAACGACCCCTTGGATTTTTCAGATCCCAGAAACAAAGTTGTAGAAGAAAATGGTACGGAAAGGTTCAGAACTTTCAGCCTTAGAACTTCTTGGTCCGTTGCCTTGGTAGACGATATCGACATGGGTTACTATCTTAGGGAAGAAACAGGTCAAGGATCTATTTTCAATGTGAGAATGACCGCCTTTTGGCGCAAGCATACCAATTGGGACATTACCCGTTCTGAAGAAGAACTTTCTCCGGGAAAAGTGCGCTCCGGGGTTAATGAACGGCTCATAAGACTTGCCGAGATCTATCTTCAATATGCCGAATGCCAAATACAATTGGGCAACCTTGACGAAGCCTTGATTTACATTAACAGGGTCCGTAGACGATCTGGGGTACAATTGTTAGGCCTTGCGGGGACCGGAGAGTTCCCTGCCAACGACCATGATAATATTTCGTACAATGCCGAAATGCTCATGGAGCATCTTATGTTTACGGAACTACCTCTAGAACTCTCTGGCGAAGGAGACGGCAATAGGAACATTGATTTAAGAAGATGGGGCATTAAGGCCGAAAGATTTATGGAATTGGCCCAAAGAAATTATAGTGCAGATCATTATACATTAATAGACGAAAACGGAGAAGAGGTAACCAGATGGGCCTCTATACTTAAAGAACTTCCCGATGGAGATCCCGATATTGACCCAGCCTGGGATGAGTTTCAAGAAGCTGCCGCCAATTACAACGAATCCTTACATGCGTATTGGCCGGTGCCCAATTCAGAAATAATTTCCAATCCAAAGTTGAACGAGTAA
- a CDS encoding TonB-linked SusC/RagA family outer membrane protein: MRQQKFKLKTLFSVMGLFLLGIGYTYGQQVQVSGNVSDDAGPLPGVSVFIKGTNNGTATDFDGNYEITAASNAVLSFSFIGYKNKDVSINGKTTINVKLEEDVSALEEVVVVGYGAQKKKELTGAVAQVKSEELLKTSTADIGTALQGQIAGVNVVASSGAPGAEANVMIRGLTSINGANRPLYVVDGIPFDGDPKLSINEIETIDVLKDGASAAIYGTRGAAGVILITTKKGKEGQMKIAVDSYYGLQHITSGTPLLNVEDRLYAQFIQGAALSDTRYGNTWTVIEQSPHFLTNNTDLMGVIENDLAPIQNHSLTVSGGRDGLTYSLTGSYFNQEGAIIKSGYDRFNVRANSQFVKGKWNIATGISFRVEDREHAPWGLLGNAIGYSPYQPYLDPDTSQLDNAGDGTGANNLSFLGYQFLQEDNQENNYFDGNLSVTYNFTNNLKITSRVASSYDNGTRITINPKFIAYRDDGSEVTSQRSRIRNLSSLAKKFTWENILNYQKSFGDHNFNFTGVYSSERYNYSEFFAEKSDLASNDITVLNGATADPNVGSGNNPWTQDRESTLIGMLARLQYNYKGKYLLSGAVRRDGSSRFKEEPWGVFPSVTAGWNVSDENFWNPIKNTISNFKLRGSRGTTGNQGIADYTYTPTITLDNDYVLGAGSNQNLVLGATQTGFANPRVKWETSVSLNAGFDLGFFNNKLTLSGDMYETKKQDMLFPVLLPPTAGGGQDAEVTLNVGDMINKGVEFALNYQHNGKFSWNTGFTYTRNRNEITKMSGSNKIIYFDDSSISGHDNDQDLVSALAEGYEGGAFFLIETNGTIKNEEELAEYQQLVPDAKLGDLRYVDFDNNGTIDINDRQYMGSGTPDFEMGLNFSANWKDLDFSMQWYGSFNSEIINGNKALAYKDGTHQDLVYQWTPQNSTSDIPVYRNATHNNYRGQTDYWLEDGTFVRLRNISLGYTVPRDYTEILGITKFRVYVAAQNPVTITKYDGYDPEVGNNGLSTRGIDKGTYPVSSQIRTGLQIEF, encoded by the coding sequence ATGAGACAACAAAAATTTAAACTGAAAACACTTTTTTCGGTTATGGGCCTCTTCCTTTTGGGAATTGGTTACACCTATGGCCAACAAGTGCAGGTGTCAGGTAATGTAAGTGATGACGCCGGCCCATTACCCGGAGTTTCGGTATTTATTAAAGGTACCAATAACGGTACCGCTACCGACTTTGATGGCAATTATGAAATTACCGCAGCCTCCAATGCGGTTTTGAGTTTTAGCTTTATCGGCTACAAAAACAAGGATGTTAGTATTAATGGAAAAACGACCATTAATGTAAAATTGGAGGAAGACGTATCCGCTTTGGAAGAAGTGGTAGTGGTAGGTTACGGAGCCCAAAAGAAAAAGGAGCTTACGGGAGCAGTAGCACAAGTTAAATCTGAAGAGTTGTTAAAAACCTCCACCGCCGATATTGGTACGGCCTTACAAGGACAAATTGCAGGGGTAAACGTAGTAGCCAGCTCCGGTGCACCAGGTGCAGAGGCCAACGTGATGATTCGTGGTCTTACTTCCATCAATGGTGCTAACAGACCTTTGTACGTTGTTGATGGTATACCATTTGACGGCGACCCCAAACTTAGTATCAATGAAATTGAGACCATTGATGTTCTTAAGGATGGAGCCTCCGCTGCCATTTATGGTACAAGAGGTGCCGCAGGGGTTATATTGATTACCACAAAAAAAGGTAAAGAGGGACAAATGAAAATTGCGGTGGACAGTTACTATGGTCTGCAGCACATAACCTCTGGTACTCCCCTATTAAATGTAGAGGATCGTCTATACGCGCAATTTATACAGGGAGCGGCCCTTAGCGATACGCGTTATGGTAATACATGGACGGTTATTGAACAAAGTCCGCACTTCTTAACCAACAATACGGACCTCATGGGAGTAATCGAAAATGATCTGGCTCCCATTCAAAATCATAGCCTTACGGTTTCCGGTGGTAGAGATGGACTTACCTACAGCCTTACAGGAAGCTATTTTAACCAAGAAGGAGCTATTATAAAGTCCGGTTACGACCGCTTCAATGTGAGAGCCAATTCACAATTTGTAAAGGGGAAATGGAATATTGCTACAGGAATCTCATTTAGAGTGGAAGATCGGGAACACGCACCATGGGGGTTATTGGGTAACGCCATAGGTTATAGCCCGTACCAACCTTATCTTGACCCAGATACTTCACAATTGGACAATGCAGGAGATGGGACGGGAGCCAACAACTTGTCCTTTTTGGGATATCAGTTTTTACAGGAAGACAATCAGGAAAACAACTATTTTGATGGTAACCTGAGCGTCACCTATAACTTCACCAATAATTTAAAGATTACCTCTAGGGTGGCATCTAGTTATGATAACGGTACAAGAATCACCATTAACCCAAAATTTATTGCGTACCGGGACGATGGTTCTGAAGTTACTTCCCAAAGATCAAGAATTAGAAACCTAAGTAGTTTGGCCAAAAAATTCACCTGGGAAAACATACTTAACTACCAGAAAAGTTTTGGCGACCATAACTTTAATTTCACTGGAGTTTATTCTTCGGAAAGATATAATTACTCTGAATTTTTCGCCGAGAAAAGTGATTTGGCCTCCAATGACATTACGGTGTTGAACGGGGCAACGGCGGATCCCAATGTAGGATCAGGAAACAATCCATGGACGCAAGACCGCGAGAGTACGCTTATTGGTATGCTTGCACGCTTGCAATACAACTATAAAGGTAAATACCTATTGAGTGGGGCGGTAAGACGAGATGGTTCCAGTAGGTTTAAAGAAGAACCATGGGGCGTTTTCCCATCTGTTACCGCAGGTTGGAACGTATCCGATGAAAATTTCTGGAATCCGATAAAAAATACAATTTCAAACTTTAAACTTAGAGGTAGCCGTGGTACCACAGGCAACCAAGGTATCGCGGATTATACCTATACCCCAACTATTACCTTGGATAATGATTATGTCTTAGGTGCCGGCAGCAACCAAAACCTAGTATTGGGGGCTACACAAACAGGCTTTGCCAATCCCCGTGTAAAATGGGAAACATCAGTCTCCTTAAATGCCGGATTCGACCTTGGTTTTTTCAATAACAAATTGACCCTTTCCGGTGATATGTACGAGACCAAAAAGCAAGACATGCTCTTTCCAGTATTACTACCTCCTACCGCTGGTGGCGGACAGGATGCCGAGGTAACCCTGAATGTGGGGGACATGATCAACAAAGGAGTAGAGTTTGCATTGAACTACCAGCATAACGGGAAATTTTCTTGGAACACCGGCTTTACGTACACCCGAAACAGAAATGAGATTACCAAAATGAGCGGAAGCAACAAAATCATCTATTTTGATGACAGTAGCATTTCAGGTCATGATAACGACCAAGACTTAGTCTCTGCCCTGGCAGAAGGCTATGAGGGCGGTGCTTTTTTCCTGATCGAAACCAACGGAACCATTAAAAATGAAGAAGAATTGGCAGAATACCAACAATTGGTTCCAGATGCTAAACTTGGAGACCTGAGGTACGTTGATTTTGACAACAATGGTACAATTGACATTAATGATAGACAATACATGGGTAGCGGTACACCGGATTTTGAAATGGGCCTTAATTTTTCAGCCAACTGGAAGGACCTGGACTTCTCCATGCAATGGTATGGTTCATTTAATTCAGAAATCATCAACGGTAACAAAGCTTTGGCCTATAAAGATGGTACACATCAAGATTTAGTCTACCAATGGACGCCCCAAAATAGCACATCGGATATACCTGTTTATAGAAATGCTACCCACAACAACTATAGAGGGCAAACCGATTATTGGTTGGAAGACGGAACATTTGTAAGGTTAAGAAATATTTCGCTTGGCTATACAGTACCTAGGGATTACACTGAGATTTTAGGAATTACGAAATTCAGGGTTTATGTAGCCGCACAAAACCCGGTAACCATAACCAAATATGATGGCTATGACCCGGAGGTAGGAAATAACGGACTCAGTACAAGAGGTATCGATAAAGGAACCTACCCCGTAAGCTCCCAGATACGAACTGGACTTCAAATTGAATTTTAA
- a CDS encoding VCBS repeat protein: MKKVVVLLGILIFISCKEEVKKMQLISAQESGITFTNSINETKELHYFSFPYIYIGAGVGVGDFDNDGLTDIFFAGNTVESKIYRNKGNFKFEDVSEKASIGGAYWANGVSVADVNQDGLLDIYVSVGGFAQAEQRKNKLFINQGNFTFQDKAEDYGVADSGHSTQSAFFDYDLDGDLDLYVMTHANESPKEIEKLYTKSDGSGPSTDKLYENLGIGSNGDPVFKNVSEKAGILIEGYGLGLAISDMNEDGWPDIYVANDFVANDFLYINNQDGTFTNRLPEYFEQSSRNGMGVDVSDINNDAMLDVLVMDMLPEINKRQKTMTANMNHEHFKQTLREGFSPQFIRNTLQLNRGKDRDGNPTFSEIGRYSGLHQTDWSWSPLIADFDNDGYKDVYITNGFRRDITNHDFTEYSSQVGIFKSGGLSEEKLVNRLKELDSIFLPNFMFANKGGLQFDDATATWGLKQPSLSNGSAYADFDNDGDLDLVVNNINAPAFLYKNHAGLDQEKHFVTIRLKGPKGNSYGFGTKLTAYLPSNEKLYQEYHPVKGYMSSSSMDVHFGVGSHQKVDSLKIVWPDGNSDILKNVAVDSLYQIDYRKSTRPKKELFPDNIKQQFDEITDTEVLDFLHLENDNSDFRGEPLLMHLYDFNGPGLATGDVNGDRRTDIYVGGARNSKGTIFLQNENGTFDFVKIKGSEKYEDLGALFFDADGDKDLDLYVVSGGSSVKYFEKGHYQDRLYINKGDGQFEEKPDALPEIRASGSCVVAADYDADGDLDLFVGGMMVPGNFPNMPNSYLLENDNGSFTDVTDMKAEGLKKVGMISTALWSDYDNDGDQDLMVAGEWIPITIYKNEKGRLTKDEKTGLSSFKGFWNSMIGGDFDQDGDIDYIAGNLGENTAFKVNENQPLRVYAKDFDSNSSIDPIITRYIDDKEVMLAPRGELAKQLVAIKRIFPTYDKYAEAGIESLLQALDTTDMKVLEVNYISSSYIENLGGGKLSIKPLPQETQFSPLFGLNKGDFNDDGFLDVIGVGNYYPTEVISGWYDAGKGVVLESNRQGGFASISHNTSGFKVEKDAKALVNLRKNDSTILWVASVNSGKLKRFNQHTTSSILEFMPRETKAKIFYRNGNVSVAENYWGAGYLSQSINAIPVHKSILKVVFYDPLGNNREVVLETE; the protein is encoded by the coding sequence TTGAAAAAAGTAGTAGTTCTTTTAGGCATCCTTATTTTTATTTCCTGTAAAGAAGAAGTGAAAAAAATGCAGCTGATTTCCGCTCAGGAATCAGGCATAACGTTTACCAATTCTATTAATGAGACCAAAGAGTTGCATTATTTCAGCTTTCCCTACATTTATATTGGGGCAGGGGTAGGGGTAGGTGACTTTGATAACGATGGCTTGACGGATATTTTTTTTGCCGGAAATACTGTCGAATCCAAGATTTATAGAAATAAAGGTAATTTCAAGTTTGAAGATGTATCGGAAAAGGCGAGTATTGGAGGGGCTTATTGGGCAAACGGAGTATCCGTGGCAGATGTGAATCAAGACGGTCTACTAGATATTTATGTCAGTGTGGGTGGTTTTGCTCAGGCTGAACAACGAAAAAACAAACTTTTCATCAACCAAGGTAATTTTACTTTTCAAGATAAAGCAGAGGATTATGGTGTTGCAGATTCAGGTCATTCCACCCAATCCGCTTTTTTTGATTATGATTTGGATGGTGATCTCGATTTGTATGTAATGACCCATGCCAATGAGTCTCCTAAGGAAATAGAGAAACTTTATACCAAAAGTGATGGCTCCGGACCTAGTACAGATAAGTTATACGAAAATCTAGGAATTGGGTCGAATGGGGATCCTGTTTTTAAGAACGTCTCCGAAAAGGCCGGAATACTGATTGAAGGCTATGGTTTAGGACTTGCGATTTCCGATATGAATGAAGATGGTTGGCCCGATATTTATGTGGCCAATGATTTTGTGGCCAACGATTTTTTGTATATCAACAATCAAGATGGCACCTTTACCAATCGTCTACCCGAATATTTTGAGCAGAGCTCAAGAAACGGAATGGGGGTAGATGTATCCGATATCAATAACGATGCAATGCTTGATGTGCTGGTGATGGATATGCTTCCTGAAATCAATAAAAGGCAAAAGACAATGACCGCCAATATGAACCATGAGCACTTTAAACAGACCTTGCGCGAAGGTTTTTCACCTCAGTTCATTCGAAATACGTTGCAATTAAATAGGGGCAAAGACCGTGATGGTAATCCAACTTTTAGTGAAATCGGTAGATATTCCGGTTTGCATCAAACAGATTGGAGTTGGTCGCCCTTGATTGCGGATTTTGATAATGATGGTTATAAGGATGTTTATATTACCAACGGATTTAGAAGAGATATAACCAACCACGATTTTACCGAATATTCAAGTCAGGTTGGTATTTTTAAAAGTGGTGGCCTTTCGGAAGAAAAACTAGTCAACCGCTTAAAAGAACTTGACAGTATTTTTTTGCCGAACTTTATGTTTGCCAATAAGGGCGGCTTACAATTTGATGATGCCACAGCTACTTGGGGATTAAAACAACCCTCCTTGTCAAATGGATCAGCCTATGCCGATTTTGATAATGACGGCGATTTAGATTTGGTGGTAAACAATATCAATGCCCCCGCCTTTTTATATAAGAATCATGCCGGTTTGGATCAAGAAAAACACTTTGTTACAATACGTCTGAAAGGCCCAAAAGGAAACAGTTATGGATTTGGTACCAAACTCACCGCTTATCTACCTTCCAACGAAAAACTGTATCAAGAATACCATCCAGTGAAGGGCTATATGTCTTCCTCTTCCATGGATGTGCACTTTGGTGTGGGTTCCCACCAAAAAGTGGATTCCTTGAAGATTGTTTGGCCTGATGGAAATTCGGATATATTGAAAAATGTGGCCGTAGATTCTCTATATCAAATTGATTATAGAAAATCAACAAGACCAAAAAAAGAACTATTCCCAGATAATATTAAACAACAATTCGACGAAATTACGGATACTGAAGTACTCGATTTTCTTCATCTTGAAAACGATAATAGCGATTTTAGGGGAGAACCTTTGTTGATGCATCTATACGATTTTAACGGCCCTGGACTGGCGACGGGAGATGTAAATGGTGATAGAAGAACTGATATATATGTAGGTGGGGCGCGCAATAGTAAGGGTACTATTTTTCTCCAAAATGAAAATGGAACTTTTGATTTTGTAAAGATTAAAGGCTCTGAGAAATATGAGGATTTGGGAGCTTTGTTTTTTGATGCCGATGGAGATAAAGACCTTGACCTTTACGTAGTTAGTGGCGGTAGTTCCGTGAAATATTTTGAAAAAGGTCATTACCAAGACCGTTTGTATATCAATAAGGGTGATGGCCAGTTTGAAGAAAAACCCGATGCCCTTCCGGAAATTAGAGCTAGTGGTTCCTGTGTGGTGGCTGCGGACTATGACGCTGACGGAGATCTAGATCTTTTTGTAGGGGGAATGATGGTTCCGGGTAATTTTCCTAATATGCCAAATAGCTACCTGCTAGAGAACGACAACGGAAGTTTTACCGATGTAACTGATATGAAGGCCGAAGGATTGAAGAAAGTGGGTATGATAAGTACAGCCTTGTGGAGCGATTATGACAATGATGGGGATCAAGATTTGATGGTTGCCGGAGAATGGATACCCATTACAATTTATAAGAACGAAAAAGGGCGATTGACAAAAGATGAAAAAACTGGATTATCCAGCTTTAAAGGATTTTGGAACAGCATGATTGGGGGCGATTTCGACCAGGATGGCGATATAGACTATATCGCCGGTAACCTTGGAGAAAACACCGCTTTTAAAGTGAATGAAAATCAGCCCCTGAGGGTGTACGCCAAGGACTTCGATTCAAATTCAAGTATCGACCCCATTATTACCAGATATATAGATGATAAAGAAGTTATGCTGGCCCCAAGAGGGGAATTGGCCAAGCAGTTAGTAGCTATTAAAAGAATATTTCCGACCTACGACAAATATGCGGAAGCTGGTATTGAAAGCCTATTGCAGGCCCTTGATACCACAGATATGAAGGTTCTAGAGGTTAATTACATCAGCTCTAGTTATATTGAAAATTTGGGAGGGGGAAAGCTGTCAATTAAACCCTTACCACAAGAGACACAGTTTTCTCCTCTGTTCGGATTGAACAAAGGGGATTTTAATGATGACGGTTTTCTTGATGTTATTGGAGTGGGTAATTATTATCCTACTGAGGTTATTTCAGGATGGTATGACGCAGGAAAGGGAGTGGTTTTGGAATCTAATCGGCAAGGTGGTTTTGCCTCCATTTCCCATAACACTTCTGGATTTAAGGTTGAAAAAGATGCCAAAGCTTTGGTGAACCTAAGAAAAAACGATTCAACGATCTTGTGGGTAGCTTCCGTTAATTCTGGTAAGCTTAAACGATTCAATCAGCATACCACTTCCTCCATACTTGAATTCATGCCTAGGGAAACGAAGGCGAAAATATTTTATAGAAACGGAAATGTTTCCGTTGCGGAAAATTACTGGGGCGCCGGTTATCTTTCGCAATCCATTAATGCGATTCCTGTACACAAATCCATACTTAAAGTCGTTTTTTATGACCCATTGGGTAACAATCGTGAAGTTGTGCTGGAAACTGAATAA
- a CDS encoding putative outer membrane starch-binding protein — translation MRKIKISKSLLVTLVVLLVVTYSCRKDILEQENPNAVTPQSFWKTEDDAEKGIIGAYSPFTHIWYYTRFEIFLSDYRDDVVNAFATSERTAAGSFNGIPQSNGAFWVWSAMFQGVTRANEVLANVPDIEMDETKKQNILGEAYFIRAYNYFNLVNGWLNVPLITKPITDIENPKEVPQADPADVWTQIESDLKEAQNLAPDAWPSAMTGRITSGAATGFLGKVYLYQKKYAEAKAEFAKIMDGSYELMENYADNFTEAAENNKESLFEVQLVNDGNTGWGGDAPGAGKGAAFHPDIAPRGFTGQDGMRINDWVLDLFLDERTVNGEIDPRAYTTLFFNTDETTIYQGDTLVSQTYGNKSYEEVYGDLDLVWGNKWLDIKFDDKTGSQDNGWYQSGNNLRLLRYADILLMYAEAEFMLNGSTADALGAINQVRARADMPALTSITMQDIEDERVKELSLERTRYFDILRWGKVEEYIVNKPELKSESAGTSSYKPGREYIAIPQNEIDANPVFKQNPGY, via the coding sequence ATGAGAAAAATTAAAATATCAAAAAGTTTATTGGTAACACTGGTTGTTTTGCTAGTGGTTACTTACAGCTGTCGAAAAGACATCTTGGAACAAGAAAACCCGAATGCCGTTACACCACAATCATTTTGGAAGACTGAGGATGATGCGGAAAAAGGCATAATAGGTGCCTATAGTCCGTTTACCCATATCTGGTACTATACACGATTCGAGATTTTCTTATCGGATTATAGAGACGATGTTGTAAATGCCTTTGCAACTTCTGAAAGAACGGCAGCGGGATCGTTTAATGGAATTCCACAGAGTAACGGAGCATTTTGGGTATGGAGTGCCATGTTTCAAGGGGTAACACGTGCAAATGAAGTATTGGCCAACGTTCCCGATATTGAAATGGATGAAACCAAAAAGCAAAATATTTTAGGTGAAGCCTATTTCATTAGGGCTTACAACTATTTTAATTTGGTAAACGGTTGGTTGAACGTACCGTTGATTACAAAACCCATTACCGATATTGAGAATCCTAAGGAAGTACCTCAAGCAGATCCTGCCGATGTATGGACGCAGATTGAAAGCGACCTAAAAGAGGCCCAAAATTTGGCTCCGGATGCTTGGCCATCTGCGATGACCGGACGAATTACTTCCGGGGCGGCGACAGGTTTTTTAGGAAAAGTATACCTTTATCAAAAGAAATATGCCGAGGCAAAAGCAGAATTTGCCAAGATTATGGATGGTAGCTACGAGTTGATGGAAAACTATGCCGACAATTTTACGGAAGCGGCAGAGAATAACAAGGAATCCTTGTTTGAAGTTCAATTGGTCAACGACGGAAACACAGGTTGGGGAGGTGACGCTCCCGGTGCAGGAAAAGGTGCGGCCTTTCATCCAGATATTGCTCCTCGAGGGTTTACCGGTCAAGATGGTATGAGAATCAATGATTGGGTGCTGGACCTTTTCTTGGACGAGCGTACCGTAAATGGAGAAATTGACCCAAGGGCCTATACTACCTTATTCTTTAATACAGATGAAACCACCATTTATCAAGGAGATACCTTGGTTTCTCAAACATACGGCAACAAATCTTATGAAGAAGTTTATGGGGATTTAGATTTGGTTTGGGGCAATAAATGGCTCGATATAAAATTTGATGATAAAACAGGTTCTCAGGACAACGGCTGGTACCAATCGGGCAATAACTTAAGACTCTTGCGGTATGCAGATATATTACTAATGTATGCCGAGGCTGAATTTATGCTCAATGGTTCTACGGCCGATGCCCTAGGTGCCATTAATCAGGTAAGGGCAAGGGCAGATATGCCTGCATTGACAAGTATTACCATGCAAGACATCGAAGATGAAAGGGTGAAAGAATTGTCTTTGGAAAGAACTAGGTATTTCGATATTCTACGATGGGGTAAAGTGGAAGAGTACATCGTTAATAAACCCGAGCTGAAATCGGAAAGTGCAGGTACTAGTTCATACAAACCCGGTAGGGAGTATATTGCAATACCCCAGAATGAAATTGATGCCAACCCGGTATTTAAACAAAACCCCGGTTACTAA